One window from the genome of Parasteatoda tepidariorum isolate YZ-2023 chromosome 8, CAS_Ptep_4.0, whole genome shotgun sequence encodes:
- the LOC122272150 gene encoding uncharacterized protein, with product METKFLGVIFDHKLTFLPHIKQLRKRCERSLNMLRVLSNTFWGAGRTALLRIYQALILSRIDYACTVYGTASASNLKRLDTVHHTALRICSGAFRTSPVESLYAVCHQPSLNFRRMQLSLTFYFRVLSSSSNPLRREIIPLSLQRLYDARPSYIPPFNSRMRSLIQTLDFCDIPSQSVNYFLIPPWTISSYYLDCSFVSYSKSNVSPSIFQQLFTFHRHQYIQYIAVFTDGSKFPGHVGCGIVVADITYSYDIPAICSVFTAEAFAILLALRLISSHSVRKFRINSDSLSVLRQLEHALKGNDKADSAARSASSPITLSVPFSDLKNHIRKLFQCLWQHYWDLQGENKLHSVKPTLEPWPAVHMRRADVKLTRLRHTRLTHLHLLFGEPPPKCNDCNVLLTIHHILILSPCFNQLRLTFFSSSILCIKDLLDENHHPNIFAFLRTIAILNSI from the exons atggaaacaaaatttcttgGAGTCATTTTCGATCATAAGCTTACTTTTCTACCTCACATAAAACAATTGAGGAAAAGATGCGAGAGATCCCTAAATATGTTACGGGTGCTTTCTAACACGTTTTGGGGTGCTGGCCGTACCGCGCTATTGCGAATTTACCAAGCACTTATACTGTCGCGCATTGACTATGCATGCACAGTTTATGGAACGGCTTCTGCTTCTAACTTAAAACGTCTAGATACGGTGCATCATACGGCGTTACGCATATGTAGTGGAGCATTTCGCACTTCTCCTGTTGAGAGTTTGTATGCTGTGTGTCATCAACCTTCTCTCAATTTCAGACGCATGCAGCTCTCTTTAACATTTTACTTTCGCGTCCTGTCATCTTCATCGAACCCTCTTCGACGTGAGATTATTCCACTAAGTTTACAACGATTATATGATGCACGACCCTCATATATACCACCTTTTAACTCTCGCATGCGATCACTCATTCAGACTTTGGATTTTTGTGATATACCATCGcaatctgtaaattattttctcatccCACCATGGACTATTTCATCATATTATCTTGATTGTTCATTTGTGTCATACAGTAAATCTAATGTCTCACCTAGCATTTTTCAACAGCTGTTCACTTTCCATCGTCATCAGTATATACAATACATAGCAGTTTTTACAGATGGATCTAAGTTCCCTGGACATGTTGGTTGTGGGATTGTTGTGGCTGATATTACTTACAGCTACGACATTCCTGCAATTTGCTCTGTTTTTACAGCGGAAGCATTTGCTATCCTGTTAGCTTTAAGACTCATTTCTTCGCATTCGGTTAGAAAGTTTCGTATAAACTCTGATAGTTTGAGTGTTTTAAGACAGTTAGAACAT GCATTAAAAGGAAATGACAAAGCTGATTCTGCTGCACGATCTGCCTCTTCTCCAATAACATTATCTGTCccattttctgatttaaaaaaccaCATTCGCAAACTTTTTCAGTGTTTATGGCAGCATTACTGGGACCTGCAAGGTGAAAACAAATTACATTCTGTTAAACCTACTCTGGAGCCTTGGCCTGCAGTGCACATGCGCAGGGCAGATGTCAAACTCACCCGCTTGCGACATACTCGACTTACTCACCTTCATTTGCTATTTGGAGAACCTCCTCCCAAATGCAACGATTGCAACGTTTTACTCACGattcatcacattttaatacttaGTCCATGTTTTAACCAGCTTCGCCTCACCTTTTTCAGTAGCTCCATTTTATGCATAAAGGACTTGTTAGATGAAAACCATCATCCTAACATCTTTGCTTTTCTTCGCActattgctattttaaacagtatataA